Below is a genomic region from Polyangiaceae bacterium.
GGCCGTAAATTGGCGAGCGTCATCATCGATGCGGGAGGCGTCGTGGACGGCCCCGATGCTGCGGCAGCGCTCGCTCGTGTCAATGAATTGAGCGGCAAACTCAATGCGTTCGTGCACGCCGAGACCGAACGATTGCTCCGCGCGGGCAAAATCGTGGGAATCGTTGGAGGCGACCATTCCGTGCCTCTTGGAGCCATCGAAGTCGTGGCGCAAAGTCGACCGAACGGAATCGGCGTTTTGCATTTCGACGCTCATTCGGATACTCGGCAAGCGTACGAAGGTTTTACGTTTTCGCACGCATCGATCATGCACAACGTGCTCGAGCGGGTGGCCAACGTCAAAAAATTGGTGCAAGTGGGTATTCGAGACGTGTGCGAAGACGAAATCGAATACTGCAAGAGCCAGGGCGACCGCGTGAGCGTGTTTTTCGATCGCACGATATCTCGGCGAAAGATGATGGGAGAATCATTCGCGTCGATTGCTCGAGAAATGGTAGCAGCTCTTCCGAACGACGTGTGGATCTCGTTCGACATCGATGGGCTCGATCCGCGCTTTTGCCCGCATACGGGTACGCCCGTGCCCGGAGGAATCGATTATGCCGAAGCGGTGTTCGTCATGGGCGAAGTGGTGCGCGCCGGAAAAACCATCGTCGGATTCGATTTGAACGAAGTGGCGCCGGGACCCGAAGGCGACGAATGGGACGGAAACGTGGGCGCGAGGCTGCTTTACAAATTGATCGGGTTTACGCTGGCGAGTCAAGGCAAAGCGAAATTACTGTGATGACTGCGCGAGTGATTTGCGCAATATGCCGTCGAGCTCTTCGTCGGTCAATTCGATGGGATTGTGCCGCATACTGCCAGCTCGCGAGCCCGCAATGATGCCGGCAAGGTCCTTTTCGGTAACTCCATAATCGGCGAGCGGCGGCACGGCGAGAGCATGACGCAATTCATCGAGCGCCATGGCGGCTCGTTCAGGGCTGCGATCGGCTTCATTTTCCGGAACGATGATTCGCGCCACCTCGTCGGCTCGTGCAAGGGCCGGGCCATTCGGTGCACGCGAGCGAAGCGCATGCACATTGGCCGCAAATGTAGCCGGAAGCAAACAGCCGCAACCAGCTCCATGCGGCACCGAGCAAAGCCCACCGAGCGGCGCGACGAGACCATGGACTGCACCGAGCCCCGCATTGGCAAGCGCAATGCCTCCCCATAGCGCTGCCAATGCCATCGACGCATGCGATTCACCATTCGCTTGGCCACGTGCGAGCAATACGAGCGCGCGATATGCCATTGAAATGCCCGGAACCACGAGCGCATCGGTCATGGGCTGCGCACCTTTGGAAAGATATGCCTCGATGAGGTGCGTGAGAGCATCGAGACCCGAGGATGCTGCGACCGAACGAGGTGTCGTTGCAATGAGGGCCGGATCGATGATCGCTACGCGCGGAATCATGAGATCGCTGCGGATGCTTCGTTTTACCTGTAAGTCGGGGATACGGAGAACGCTGTTTTTGGTTACTTCGGAGCCGCTTCCGGCTGTCGTCGGGACTGCAATGAGGGGTAGGGGGACTTTGTCGATGGAGCGGCCGGCGCCGACGGCTTCGATGTAATCCATGGCGACGCCGTCGTTCGTGGCAAGCGCAGCGGCGGCTTTGGCGGCGTCGATGACGCTGCCTCCGCCGACGGCAAGGACGACGTCGTAGCCGCCTTCGCGAGCGAATCGTGCGCTGTCGTCGGCGACGGCGATGTCCGGTTCGCCGTCGACCGTGAAGTGCCCGAATGCGACGCCACGTGCTTCCAGGGCTGCTTCCAGCTTTTGCAGGTGTCCGGAGCGCGCGAGCGAGTGTTTTCCCGTGACGAGCAAGCAACGTTTACCGGTGCGAGCGACGATGGCGGGGGCTTCGGCGAGCGTGCCTGCGCCAAACAGAATTTCGGGAGTGGTCCGAAATGAGAACTGCACGGCGAATTCAGCCCCAGGGATCCGGGAAGAGATTGGCGTATTTTTCGCCAATGCGCGGCACGGCCATCATCGGCGCCACGGTTTCTCGCCATTTCAGATAGTGCGGGGTTTGCTGGTGCGCTTTGAAGTCGGTTTCGTCACGATAAACTTCGTACAGGAAAAACCGGTACGGGTCGTCTGCGCCGCGAAGGACATCGAAACGGACGTTGCCCGGTTCGGTGCGAGTTCCTTCGTAGTTGCCTTTCGTGGCTTCGATGAATTCTTCGACGCGTTCAGGCAAAACTTGGATGCGGACGCAGACGACGTACATGGGGCACCTATATCATCCGACGACGACGAGCGCTACCGACAGGTTGGTGTGGACATTGCCGATTTCGGGCACGTGGCCTTGTTCGCCGAACGTGCAGAACCCGAGCAGCGGCACATTGGGAAGGCGCGACGATAGGCGCGAGAGGACTTCGTCGATGCGATTTCCGAGCGCTCCGGCGCATCCGGCACAATAGATCAAAAATGCGCCGCGAGCGTCTTGGACGCCGAGCTTCGATGTATCGAGGCAGCGATCGACGAGGCGGTCGACGATACCGACGAGGCTGTCGCCGGTGCCGGACATGAGGCATACGGTCGAGCCTTCGGGGGCTTCGGCGAAAAGATCGATGTTGCCTTCGGGGTGGGCGTGAGCTGGGTGAAGGAGCACGTGAAATGGTTTGTCTTCGCGGCCGCCTCGGGCAATACCGATGGGATTGAGCGCGGTTTGCATGAGGAGATTGCCACCTTCGCGCACTTGGTCGGAAATGGCGTCGCCAATCCATGCATGGAGGACTTCCGTTGCGGGGCGATTGTCGAGCGCTTTGACGGTGCGGCCATTGGCGGACGTCACGCGCGCCTTGTTGGCCGTCGGTTCATAAGGACCTTCGATGGCAGCGCCGACGCGAATGTCGTCGCCAAAGATGGCGGCGAGCGTCACGCCTTCGCGTTTGGTATCGCTGCTCGTGAAAATGCTCCAGTCGCCCTGAATCGCGTGGTCGGCGGCGCTGCCACCGAATATGGGCACGCCTGGCAATACTTCGTGGATGCCCTCGAGGACTTGTTCTTCTTTCCCGGGCGTGGCGGCGATGAAGAGCAGTCGTGGGGTTTTTCCGGAAGGACCATTGGCGACGATTTGCGCGGCAGCTTTGTGACCGGCGGCTTTCGGGCCATCCGCGAAATCAGCGCTGCCCGTGGCAAACGCCGCATCGTCGCTCGATGCGAAAAGAAGCACGCCAATGCCGCCGTTCGAACCCATGACGACACCCGAGCGGCCGAGGACGCCGAGCGACGTGGTCGCTCCATGAATGGGTACACCGGGCAAAGCAGTTCGAACCGCTTTGTGAATTTGGGCCGCGTCGTGATCCATCGTGGCGGCAAGAATGCACAGTTTCGGTGCATTCCCAGAAAGACCTTCTTTGGCCGCAGCAATGGCTTCTTGCACACCGCTCGAGGCATCTTCGGCAGCGCTGTATCCAGCGCTCGTCATGAAAAAACTCACGGTTCCTCCCTCGTTTTTCTACTTCATGTGGATGAGTGATGGGGCTTGAGACAAAAGGCCTGCCATATCGGATGGGGAAAGCATGGTTCGTAATGTCTTGATGAATTTGTTTACCGCGACCGGATCGTCGTACGTGCTGGCATCGAAGCCGCGCAGGTTGATTCCAGACGCGAGAATGAGGCGAGAAATGAAAAATGCTCCGTGTTTTCTCTCGAGGAGTCGTACGGCCTGGTAAATGCCTCCCTTGCCGCATCGTTGCGGCTGTCCTGCGGTGCTGTTGGCGGCAGGAGCGGGCGCTCGAAATGCCGACGAAGTGGGAGGTGGAAGAGAAGAGATTCGTTGCGGGTAACCCGGTGGTCTTTCGGCGCGCGTCGACGTGGGCGCGATATCATGGAGCGCACCGGCCGCCGGCTTGTAGGATCCATACCGAACGGATTCCGCAGGAAAGCTCGATTCTATTTCGGGCGAAGACTCCGACCCAGAGGTTGGACCGGTCGGAGGTTGGCGGAAATTCGACACGCGGCGGTTATTCCATGATCACTTGCGCGTGTCCATATCAAATGTCGCACGGACGTGTCGGGTTGCGGGGCTACGTCAATTCAACTCGTGCGTGTTGTCCTTGACACCGTTTCCGCCGTTGCCAGCCGCATCTGCGCCGGCGCCGCCATTGCCCGCCGTGCCGGTTTGGATGTCGGCACCCGCGGTGTCGGGAGCTGTGGCTCCCTTTTTGTAGGCAATGCCGATGGAGTGACCACCAAGCCCTCCTCCTCCTTGACCACCGTTTCCACCTTGACCACCACGGCCACCATTACACGCTGCCTTCGTGCCCATGTTGCCCGACCCGCCGGTACCAGGATTGCCACCAACAGCTCCGAATTGGCCAATTCCACCCGGCCCGCCCGCGCCGCCATTGCCGGTTGCAATCGTTACACTGTCGAATTTCGGCACCGCACCTTCTAGCAAAACGATGGCGATGCTCGATCCGCCAAATCGGCCGCCAAAACCACCGTTTCCTCCACACCCTCCAGCTCCGCCGCTGCCGCCGCTGGCACCATTACAATTGGTTTTCCCTTTGGCACCACCCCCGCCACCGCCGCCTTGACCAGCCGTGCCTTTGGTGCCGGTTGCTCCGTCCATTCCAATGTATCCCGTGGCGCTGATTTCGCCGATGCCGGTCGCGCCCGTGGCGTCCGCACCATTTTCGCCATACGCTCCGTCGTCGCCGGGCTTGCATTGCATGGCATCTTCGCCCGCTCCTCCGTCGCCAAAACCAATGACCATCGGTAATCCTGGATCACCCGCATTGGCTGCGATCAGGTCCTGACCGTTGCCGCCTTTGCCCCCCACCGTTTCAGCACATGACGAATTCGACTTGGCGGCACCGCCGGGATTACCCGAACCTCCGCCCATGCATGCCGTCGCGCCATTGTTGCCTTTGATCGCCATGTCGTCTGCATTGTCCGGCCCGATGTCGTCGCTCGGCGTCGCTCCCGTCGCCCCACCCTTCGCATCGCCAGCCGTCAGGTTTGCTCGAGCGAAATGGACCGTCGCCTGATCGACGATGACGGCAATCGACGAACCTCCGTCAATCACCGCTGCTGCAGCTTCGATGTTCACATCTTCAATGTTCGTCGTACCATTGCCGCGAATACGCACCGACGCCTGAAACTCGGCATCGGCAAGGGGCGCAGCCGGCGCAATGGTAGCGCGCTGATTCGGATCGTATTGCCATTCGTCGCCGGCACAATCGAATCCGCCAAACACCGAAACACCTGCCGTCATCTCGATTCGTTCCGAGACGCTTCCACACACATACACGCGCGAACGACCCGTTTTGTCCGCTGCTGCAAGCTCGACGGCCTTCTGCAGCGATTTCAGCGGAGTCAATTCATTGCCATCACCATCGTCGCTCGCTTTGGCACCACCAACGAAATATGCGCACGTGTCGCGAATTACCTCGGGCTTCTCGCTTGGTAAAGCAGCACACTCGGGTGGCGGTGGGATCACGCCGCTGCTGCTGCTGCTGCCACTCGTGGAGCATGCTTCATAATTCAACGTGCAATCTTGTGCATCGTTTGCGCAGCCAGCCAGTTGCGCAATGCTCCCGGTCACCATCATTCCGAACAGCGCCAACGTTTTTTGCAAATTGCGCATGAGAAGCCTCCTTATTGGCAAGCAACAAGCTCGTGTCCAAA
It encodes:
- a CDS encoding agmatinase family protein; this encodes MNTSFDPNAPAAVDSGIYGLPFTESDATVVLVPVPWEVTTSYGGGTAHGPRAILEASRQVDLYDLDVEKPYLPGIFMLPEDERVGSWNEEGRKLASVIIDAGGVVDGPDAAAALARVNELSGKLNAFVHAETERLLRAGKIVGIVGGDHSVPLGAIEVVAQSRPNGIGVLHFDAHSDTRQAYEGFTFSHASIMHNVLERVANVKKLVQVGIRDVCEDEIEYCKSQGDRVSVFFDRTISRRKMMGESFASIAREMVAALPNDVWISFDIDGLDPRFCPHTGTPVPGGIDYAEAVFVMGEVVRAGKTIVGFDLNEVAPGPEGDEWDGNVGARLLYKLIGFTLASQGKAKLL
- a CDS encoding iron-containing alcohol dehydrogenase, which gives rise to MQFSFRTTPEILFGAGTLAEAPAIVARTGKRCLLVTGKHSLARSGHLQKLEAALEARGVAFGHFTVDGEPDIAVADDSARFAREGGYDVVLAVGGGSVIDAAKAAAALATNDGVAMDYIEAVGAGRSIDKVPLPLIAVPTTAGSGSEVTKNSVLRIPDLQVKRSIRSDLMIPRVAIIDPALIATTPRSVAASSGLDALTHLIEAYLSKGAQPMTDALVVPGISMAYRALVLLARGQANGESHASMALAALWGGIALANAGLGAVHGLVAPLGGLCSVPHGAGCGCLLPATFAANVHALRSRAPNGPALARADEVARIIVPENEADRSPERAAMALDELRHALAVPPLADYGVTEKDLAGIIAGSRAGSMRHNPIELTDEELDGILRKSLAQSSQ
- a CDS encoding antibiotic biosynthesis monooxygenase: MYVVCVRIQVLPERVEEFIEATKGNYEGTRTEPGNVRFDVLRGADDPYRFFLYEVYRDETDFKAHQQTPHYLKWRETVAPMMAVPRIGEKYANLFPDPWG
- a CDS encoding FIST C-terminal domain-containing protein → MSFFMTSAGYSAAEDASSGVQEAIAAAKEGLSGNAPKLCILAATMDHDAAQIHKAVRTALPGVPIHGATTSLGVLGRSGVVMGSNGGIGVLLFASSDDAAFATGSADFADGPKAAGHKAAAQIVANGPSGKTPRLLFIAATPGKEEQVLEGIHEVLPGVPIFGGSAADHAIQGDWSIFTSSDTKREGVTLAAIFGDDIRVGAAIEGPYEPTANKARVTSANGRTVKALDNRPATEVLHAWIGDAISDQVREGGNLLMQTALNPIGIARGGREDKPFHVLLHPAHAHPEGNIDLFAEAPEGSTVCLMSGTGDSLVGIVDRLVDRCLDTSKLGVQDARGAFLIYCAGCAGALGNRIDEVLSRLSSRLPNVPLLGFCTFGEQGHVPEIGNVHTNLSVALVVVG